Proteins encoded in a region of the Amphiura filiformis unplaced genomic scaffold, Afil_fr2py scaffold_56, whole genome shotgun sequence genome:
- the LOC140144468 gene encoding uncharacterized protein: MEQSLFSCLDPFKWDYDYVLVNKCPLTWTNSYIKKRCELDEDPTLSSLWPVDDQSSLSFRNIFCAVCNEIQISKLSLFRVTMKRKEDSGSVQFFADNTLRFCNPSTRGNCPNFYENATVREACGAFQAPVRCAEWILAVHEIDINIEYKNPFCQLCDNESITLECEHHPTELKFPRFESTLIRIWNFQTKTGQVAKSEQDPILNCLKNEFYDALRETCYALSCARGFTLQGKECRPENEIQWVITHQNFDETFSEILFEHNNTNIDCFLRVLMGGTRNESEVLNATFLNYLGLTVKSTPIGSLGNNGVKKFGISIIISRKESVKLSETLEREMLSVQNESNILQCYETNMPIEFIRIDENNHSERICSETWYEVAPSQVTLVNNTQLGTVYHLNDEFIIPDFVMYHAKYSYRSASAKATKRDLLVFCGTQVPYLKCPLLTLKTDEFNVSESGDYSLTYNGRSYSSDSFVLLANGQAQICDEKTNLRFFNISDHLLKLSPDIAGSNRKWKPFSGPLDIVNTVGIVLSSISLLLTFLIHCTISDIRNAHGRGVMSLCVSLFFAHIISLISDKVDVPRQACISLAVLSHYFWLSSFTWMSIIAGNLMNTLVFKALQKTEDNTLNLVGHPLIGWVMPLAIVSTCLAFHFFTNLLTYGSGDFCWISNGIANLFAFGLPIGVHLCVNVVFFTKTAYSLLKAGQTSRKLQNSSNANRWEELVVCLKISSVMGFTWALGFIEGATDVEAYSWIFVIINSMQGIFIFMAFGFNHRIRSLLRAKLSKLDTK, from the exons ATGGAACAGTCTCTTTTCTCATGTTTAGATCCATTTAAATGGGATTATGACTACGTTTTGGTCAATAAATGCCCTTTAACCTGGACAAATTCTTACATTAAAAAGAGATGCGAGCTTGATGAAGATCCTACTCTTTCCTCTCTTTGGCCTGTTGATGACCAGTCTTCACTTTCTTTCAGAAATATTTTCTGTGCCGTCTGTAACGAAATTCAAATATCTAAGCTTAGCTTGTTTAGAGTAACTATGAAACGTAAAGAAGATTCAGGTTCAGTTCAGTTTTTTGCCGATAATACCCTGCGCTTTTGCAACCCTTCAACACGTGGAAATTGCCCTAATTTCTATGAAAATGCTACAGTGAGGGAAGCATGTGGTGCTTTTCAAGCACCAGTCAGATGTGCCGAATGGATACTTGCAGTACATGAAATTGATATTAACATTGAATACAAAAATCCTTTTTGCCAACTTTGCGACAATGAAAGTATTACTCTTGAGTGCGAGCATCACCCAACGGAGTTAAAATTTCCACGCTTTGAGTCGACATTAATTAGAATCTGGAATTTTCAGACTAAAACTGGACAGGTTGCAAAATCAGAACAAGACCCAATTCTAAACTGTTTGAAAAATGAGTTTTATGATGCCTTGAGAGAGACCTGCTATGCATTGAGTTGTGCTCGTGGTTTTACATTGCAGGGGAAAGAATGCCGACCTGAAAATGAAATTCAATGGGTGATTACTCACCAAAATTTCGATGAAACATTTTCTGAAATACTGTTTGAGCATAACAACACAAACATAGATTGTTTTTTACGTGTTCTAATGGGTGGTACGCGAAACGAATCCGAAGTACTTAATGCGACTTTTTTGAACTATTTAGGTCTTACCGTAAAGTCAACCCCAATAGGAAGCTTAGGAAACAACGGGGTAAAGAAGTTTGGAATATCTATTATCATTAGTAGGAAAGAATCGGTTAAATTGTCAGAAACCCTTGAACGTGAGATGCTCTCAGTGCAGAACGAAAGTAACATACTGCAATGTTATGAAACAAATATGCCCATTGAGTTCATAAGAATAGATGAAAATAATCATTCTGAAAGAATATGTTCTGAAACGTGGTACGAAGTAGCACCCTCGCAGGTAACTCTTGTTAATAACACCCAATTAGGAACAGTTTACCATTTAAATGATGAATTTATCATTCCCGACTTTGTGATGTACCATGCGAAGTACAGCTACCGAAGTGCATCAGCCAAGGCTACCAAAAGGGACTTGTTAGTGTTTTGTGGAACACAGGTCCCATATTTAAAGTGCCCACTCTTGACTTTAAAAACAGATGAATTTAATGTAAGTGAGAGTGGTGATTATTCGTTGACTTATAACGGCAGGTCTTATAGCTCAGATAGTTTTGTCTTATTGGCAAATGGTCAAGCACAAATATGTGATGAAAAGACTAATCTAAGATTTTTCAATATATCTGATCACCTCTTAAAGTTGAGCCCAGATATTGCAGGTAGCAATAGGAAATGGAAGCCTTTCTCTGGACCATTAGATATTGTGAACACAGTCGGTATCGTGTTATCTTCTATCTCCCTACTCCTCACTTTTCTCATTCATTGTACGATTTCTGATATTCGGAACGCCCATGGGCGTGGTGTTATGTCCCTCTGTGTATCCCTATTCTTTGCTCATATAATATCTCTAATTTCCGATAAAGTGGACGTTCCACGACAGGCTTGCATCTCTTTGGCTGTTTTGTCCCACTATTTCTGGTTATCATCGTTTACCTGGATGTCGATTATTGCTGGTAATTTGATGAATACATTGGTCTTTAAAGCTTTGCAAAAAACGGAAGACAACACTCTGAATCTTGTCGGTCATCCTCTGATAGGTTGGGTCATGCCGCTTGCTATTGTCTCCACATGTTTGGCATTCCATTTCTTTACTAATCTCTTGACGTATGGTTCTGGAGATTTTTGCTGGATTTCCAACGGTATTGCCAACCTGTTCGCATTTGGTCTGCCTATTGGTGTACATTTGTGTGTCAATGTTGTATTCTTTACCAAAACGGCATACTCTTTACTGAAAGCTGGTCAGACGTCACGTAAACTTCAAAATTCTTCAAATGCTAATCGATGGGAAGAACTTGTTGTGTGTTTAAAG ATATCCAGTGTGATGGGGTTCACATGGGCACTAGGCTTCATTGAAGGTGCGACAGATGTGGAAGCTTACTCTTGGATATTCGTCATTATCAACTCCATGCAGGGGATATTTATCTTCATGGCATTCGGGTTTAATCACCGAATCAGAAGCCTTCTCAGAGCTAAATTGTCAAAATTAGatacaaaataa